The genomic region CTGGTGGTGCGCAACGCGATCCGGTAGGTCAGGTTGGGTTCGAGCTTGTCGATGCGCACACCGCCGGTGTTCAGCGACTGCGTCGCGAGCAGCAGGTGCACGCGCAGTGACCGGCCGACACGGCAGATGCGGTCGAACAGGTTGATGAAGTCGGGGTGGTTCTGCAGGAGCTCGGCGAACTCGTCGACCACCACGAAGAGCGTCGGCAGCGGCGGCAGGTCGGCGCCGCGTTCCCGGTGCTTCTCATACTCGGCCACCCCGGACAGGGCACCGGCCGCGCCCACCTGGATGCCGGCCTGGCGCAGGATCGACTGGCGCCGGTCCAACTCACCGGAGAGCACCTCGCCCATGCGGCTGACCAGCTCGGCCTCCTCCTCCATGTTGGTGACGACTGCCGCGGTGTGTGGCAGCTTCTCCATACCGAGGAACGTCGAACCGCCCTTGAAGTCCGTCAGTAGGAGGTTGACCTGATCTGGGTGGTGCGTCGCGGCGAGCGAGAGGATCAGCGTGCGAAGGAATTCCGACTTGCCCGAACCCGTGGTTCCGATGAGCATGCCGTGCGGGCCCGCGCCGAACTCCGCGCCCTCCTTGATGTCGAGGTAGCAGATGTCACCCGACTTCAATTCGTGGCCGAACGGGATCTTCAACCGGTCCCGGTCGAGATCGGTGAACATCCGCCACCGGTTGGGCGTGACCTCCTCGATGGTCTGCGCGCCCACCAGCTGGTGCCACTCGGTGGCGACCTTCTTCTGCACCCGGGTGCTCTTGTCGATGATCGTGCCGGTGATGGACCAGCCCGCCAGCTTGCGCGCGATCCGGCCCGCCTGCTGCGGGGTCATCGTGTCCGTGCCACTGGTCACCAAGCGGAACGTCTGGTTGGGCAGGCGGTCGTCGGCGGTGCCGTCGGCGTCGACTCGGATCCGGTAGGCCGAACCGCGGTGGTTGCCGAGCGTGATCACGGTGACACCCGCGCGGCCGTCGACGGGGAAACCCGCCTTGCCGCCGGTGAGATCGATGACCACGACGTAGGGGCCGCTGGGCGCGGAGTCGGCGGCGTGCGGCCCGCGTGCAGTCAGATCCGACAGTCCGTCGGGGCGGGTGAACACCAACCGTGTTGCGCCCGCGGCGTCGGTGTCGGTCTGGTGCTGCACGTGCGGCAGCCACTTCAGCCACGCCCAGTCCGGATCCTCCGGATTCTCCGTCAGCACCCGGATCTGAAGCAGGTCCGGCGGATGGAACACCGCCAGGTGACAGATCATCGCGGTCAGCAGTCCCGCCGCCCCATCCGGGTCGCCACCGATAGCAACCGTCGGAAAGGTCCGCAGCTGAACGAGTTTCGGACAGTCGTGGATCAGGCCGTGGGTCCGCAGGAACTTGGTGACCCACATGTGGCTGACCGGCTCGAGGTGCGGTTGCGGTGCGGCCTGCGGGCCGGCGAGTTCGCCACCGACGGACGGTTTGAGCAACCGGTCCACCGCGGGCTCCGACCCGATGCCGATACGGGTGGCGGCGTAGAAGTCGGTGCCGGTCTGGCGCGACCACTGCCGGTTGGTGCCGATGATCGACAGCAGGTCATCGGGGTGCGGCGCGTGATAGTTGAAGAACGTCACCTGCGCCGCCGCAGATGAGGTGACCCTGGTCCGCAGCCCCGCGAGGTAGCGCAGGTACTCCTTGCGGTCGGCGTTGATCTCGGGCACCTTCTTACCGCCCGATCCGCCTCCGGCCATGAAGCCGACGGTGCCCATGACCATCATCAGCGGCATCATCAGCATGTACGGCGAGAGCTGACGCACGCCGGTGAAGATCATGATCGCGATCATTCCGAGCATGCAGCCACCCATCACCCACGGCAGCGCCTTCTGCATGCCCGACGGCGGAATGTCGACGCCGAGGTCCTCGGGTGGCGTCACGTTGATCTCGCCCGGCGTCAGCCGCGGACCCCGCTTGATGGTGGGGGTGAACTTCTTGGTCGTCATCAACCGCCTCCGGTGTTCGACGCGGGTTGGGCCCCACCGGCGCTACCGCCGTCGACCCTGCGCGGGTTCGGATCGGCCGGCAGGGAGTCGTGTTCCAGCAGCGCGGCCTGCTGGGACAGCACCGGGCCATCCACCAGCAGGCTGACCACCTGCCACGGCGCCGTCAACGGCCCGGACAGCCCGAGGTCGCTCGCCGCGTCGTCGTTGGGTATGCCGTACCGCACGCCCTGCGGGTCGACGTAGTACATGCTCTCGCCGTAGCGCGGATCAGGTGACTGCAACCGGATGAACTGGCCACCGTTGATGAAGACCGTTGAGTCACCACCGATCTGGTCGATCCCGTGATTCATCGCCGTCGCCGGGATGGGCAGCCTGCGGCCGCTGATCACCGACGTCCGAGCCCCCTGATCGCCGGGCTGGCGCTGCCACGACCAGCACAGCGTCGGCGACTCCTCGCGCAGCTGCATCTCGAG from Mycolicibacterium sp. YH-1 harbors:
- the eccCa gene encoding type VII secretion protein EccCa; translation: MTTKKFTPTIKRGPRLTPGEINVTPPEDLGVDIPPSGMQKALPWVMGGCMLGMIAIMIFTGVRQLSPYMLMMPLMMVMGTVGFMAGGGSGGKKVPEINADRKEYLRYLAGLRTRVTSSAAAQVTFFNYHAPHPDDLLSIIGTNRQWSRQTGTDFYAATRIGIGSEPAVDRLLKPSVGGELAGPQAAPQPHLEPVSHMWVTKFLRTHGLIHDCPKLVQLRTFPTVAIGGDPDGAAGLLTAMICHLAVFHPPDLLQIRVLTENPEDPDWAWLKWLPHVQHQTDTDAAGATRLVFTRPDGLSDLTARGPHAADSAPSGPYVVVIDLTGGKAGFPVDGRAGVTVITLGNHRGSAYRIRVDADGTADDRLPNQTFRLVTSGTDTMTPQQAGRIARKLAGWSITGTIIDKSTRVQKKVATEWHQLVGAQTIEEVTPNRWRMFTDLDRDRLKIPFGHELKSGDICYLDIKEGAEFGAGPHGMLIGTTGSGKSEFLRTLILSLAATHHPDQVNLLLTDFKGGSTFLGMEKLPHTAAVVTNMEEEAELVSRMGEVLSGELDRRQSILRQAGIQVGAAGALSGVAEYEKHRERGADLPPLPTLFVVVDEFAELLQNHPDFINLFDRICRVGRSLRVHLLLATQSLNTGGVRIDKLEPNLTYRIALRTTSSAESKAVIGTPEAQYITNKESGVGFLRVGMEDPMKFKSVYTGTPYEPTTVISENGEVAPRHAPQSKLKIHAFTAAPIAESVVN